GTCTGAGGATGAAGAGAGCAACGCGGAGAACCAGATGCTGCTTTGGGAGAGGGTGCGCGAGGAAAGCCAGAGGTGTTCAGTGCTGccgctcgaggcgcagcgccccaCAGTGtgtttcttcgtcttcttgctcttcttcatcACCCTCTTTTTCGCGTCCGTCATCCTCACGGCCGACGTCCACGACAAGTACCTTACCCGGCAGGCGATTCGACAgactctcctccgcgccccgTTCTTAGAGCCCCTGCGCGCCGACcagagcgccgcctcgcccccggCGTCTCAGTCGTCGCCTTCGACGCCTCCATCCGACAAccccctcgctcgcgctccttcgctctcggcttctccgcggcgactctccgctgccccgccgcggcctcccccACCGTCTGAGGTGAGTGCTCCCCGCCGCCATTTTCTTCCCTCGAGTGCCGAGACGCcagcggagagggcgacCATCCCTGCTCTCGGCTGGGCAGGAGCGGCGCCACGGAGGCGTCTTTCCGATGAAAATCTGCGTactctcgcggcggcggcggcagagcgtGCGAGAGGgcggtctccgtcgcctcgcgcgcggcccttGCCCCTAGAGGGAAACTTGTCTCCGCACGGCGGACGGCGTCGTGTGTTGCCTGGttcgccctcgtctgctGTCGTCGCGGAATCTGCCGGTTCTCGCGCACATGGATCCCGCCAcagctcttcttcctcgagtGCTGGTGGCAattctttctcctcgctttttttttcgccgccttcgaACTCGCGTCACTCAACCACTTCCACATCCGATCGTTCTCGATCCCCTTCTCCCCGGCACGCCTCTCCGTcccgctctccctcgccccCGCGTCTGCCCCATCACTCCCCTGTCTCAAGTAGCGAATCAGGGGTGTCAGGGCCTTCCTCCGTGGACCTTCGCTCTTACTCCGTGGGTTTTggctcttcctcgtctgcatCCCCCCGTGCTGAGccactctcttcttcgtcgccttcttcctcatcTCTCTCTTCAAGCGCTCGCTCAGCTTCCCttgcttcttctttttcaaGCTTGCTCGggtcttccgcttcttccttgTCAGACTatctctcgtcttccgcttctccctcttcaggctttttctcgtcttccgcttctccctcttcaggtttttcctcgtcttccgcttcttcctcttcaggcTTTGTCTCGTTTTCCACCTcttccttttcctcttcctccgggGGCTCTCGGCATCCCGGGTCTCCGTCTGGCGAACTGCCTGCGCATGaggctctgcgtctgccttcgcctcccccaGGTGAAGATGCCAACCTCGAGTCCCCGCACTCTCCCGGTCTTTGGTGGCCGTCGcctttctccgcgtccgcgggcgggccttcgtcgccttcgtcgccttcgtctccgtaCCCTGCTTCCGAGTCGAGTAGCGCCACATCAAgggcagcgccagcgggTTCCCCGACGGGACCGGGGGATGGAAACCCAGAGGGCCTGCACTCGGTGAATTTGGGCGGGGATGCAGTGCCCGCCGGCACTCTTGCCGAAGGTCAGCCCCTCTCGCCCCAGTCCCCTTCGCCCCAGCCCCcttcgcccccgcccccttcGCCCCAGTCCCCTTCGCCCCAGTCCCCTTCGCCCCAGTCCCCTTCGCCCCAGCCCCcttcgcccccgcccccttcGCCCCAGTCCCCTTCGCCCCAGCCCCCCTCACCCCAGCCCTCTTTGCCTTTtcctgctgtctcctccccACCGACGAGCGGGTCGCCCCCTCGGGCGCGTGCCGCCCAGAAGCTCTCCTCAAGTtcgacgcagctgcctcgaAAGGGGGGGtcacggcgccggcgcctcgctgcggccgaggcgccgggtgccgccgcgcccgcagccccAGCGGATCCGGCGGACGGCCTTGGGGCACAGCGTGCCGCcccctctcccgcggcggacggcgcgagcCAAGGCGAGTGGGAGACGCTCGGCCTCTTGCACGTACCGCTCCTCGGCTGGGACGACGTCCTGCAgtggctgcagcgcgtgctgCGGAGGATTCTGCTCATAGGCCTCGTCTCCGACCTTCTCGTCGTGCAGGAAGCCTCGCTCACTGTTGAGCGCGGGCAACTCATTGAGAACGCACTCGACACCTCCAGGCGCCTCATGCGCAACGTCTGGGATGCAAAGGGTAAAAATCCTATGACGGCAGATGCGCGGCAACCCTACgcctgcacacgcacgcaacctcactcctctctctctctgcttgccTCTCTGATTGCCTCTCTTACTTACGTGCTTGCCTCTCTTACATGCTTGCCTGCTCCCTGTTCACTCCTCCCTTCCGTCTGCGCGTGGAGTTTCCTGTCGGTTTCGTGGCTCTGCGGCCGGCATTTCTGCCCCGtgtcctcgtcctctcccgcTAAGCACGGGCAGCCTGCATGGCTGGACCGCGTGCAAGTGGCGCACGGCGGTCGCTTTTCCGCTCAAGGCGTGGTTTAAGGTTTCGGCGCCCCAACTCGTTTCGGTTTTGGTCCCCTCCGTTCTCGCCGTGGAGAGCAGTCCAGGCAGGTCTCCTgttcggcgcctcgcgcactgCCTCCGTCCCCCTCGGATTCGGTGGGTGTTTggtgcgtgtgtctgcgcttCATCCCTTCGACGCTTGTCTCGCgtgcctgcaggcggcgggaaGACCAAGTTGGACTTTACTGAGATCCACGGGAAGCCCTGGGGGTTTGACATTACGCCGCAGCTGGACTCTCTGACGGCGGGCGATTGGCTCTCGCCCCTGACGCGATCGGTGACAGTCCGGCTTCTTCTACGGGACAACTTTGGCAACGCTTCACGTAggtgttttttctctcccccCTCGGGAGGTCGCCGCAGGTCTTCCGAGGCCGCCGTCTCGACCGGCTGAGGCGGCTTCGAACCCACGgccggccgtcgcggccgcgcccgcggcgcaaGGGGGGGGGTCTGCCCTCTTGCTCTCTGGACTGGCCTTTCCTGCTCCCATGCCGTTCGCTCCGCGCGACTGTGTCTGCCTGAacaggcgcgaaggcgggggAGACTTCGCAGCGGTCTTCAGGCGACTGTGCGCAGTGCGAGGCGCCAAAAATGCCGTGGCAGACGTCCATTCCGCTCAGGATGAACAGTCCATGGCCACAGACAGCAGTCGCTATCAGTGATAGACCGGCCGGTTCCGCACGGACTCCCTTCACGAAGGTGGATCACCGTCAGTCGAGGGTCTcctgcgcgtgcgaggcgtgGCGGCTGGCGGGGGGGGTGCAGTCTCGCGGGGCACCGCAGAGGTCTTCTGGCGACTGTgtgcagcgcgagggcgtgtgcgtgtgtctcgcAGTGTCTcagtctctgctgccgcgtcaCCGTTTGCTTTTCTGTGTCCTTTCAGACGTCGAGCTTGTGTTCGAGCAGGAGCCGACGGGGCTGATCACTGCCGGGTGCAGCGTGTTTGTCAACCTGGTTTCCAGTTTCCTCGTGTCCGTGGCCGTTGCGggcgcgtttcttctcgtcACGCTCTGCTACTTCTTTCTCGAGCTCTACGCCTTCTCATACGTCAACAGCGCTGTGCGGTGAGAGTCACCGAAGcggggccgcgcgcgccgcctgctaCATCGGTTGCGGCATGACGTCATGCTCGAATGCTTGCCGACCCTTggcgcgggcggggcggaggcccgTCGAAGGCAGCGACTGAGCTTATTTGGGGCTCGCCCTCTTGCGCGCGGACTAGGGATGGGGTCTATCGAGTTGCTGCAGTTGTATGGCTGTTTCACGCGCCTGCTAGTTGGCGTCTGCCACCGCAGAGAAAGCGCGTGGGTGGGGTTTACGGTGTAGGGGCGGCCTGCGGAGTCAGCGACCCCGGTGTGTTCCCGCGTCAACTCGCCCGGCCCCCGGTATAAGCAGCCAGAACGAAGCTACCCTGTGCTCTGTAGCACCAGGTGAAAGATCTTGGGGACGGTCTCTGGCAGCTGCACCGACGCCGGTTGGATCTGTCTCTCACACAAGATATCACtcttgtatatatatatatatatatatatatgtgtatatatattaaTATGGCGCCTGCACAGCGGAGAATCGGGTTGATTAGGGGTGTGCGTGCGGAGTtttcgtgtgtgtgttttttaTTTTTTAGCTCGtccggaggccgcgccgagcaCTCCGTCATGGCGTatctgcgcaggcgctgggaAGTCTTCGGAGCggtcttctgcggcctcctcactgccgtcctcctcgtggGACGCGCGACGGTCGCTCGCCTGCTCCCAGAGACGATCAACACGTCGAACGCCATCAAATTCATCGGTAAACCTGAAATTTCGCGTcttgcgctcgcggcggagcacagagagacagaaaaccGACCAGGCTTGGAGGCTtagaggcggaggaagaaagctGAGGCGAATGCGACCGGAGACGGACTCGGCACCGATGAAAGAGAGGCAAATGCATGGGACGTCATGTTTTCGACGGTGCGGGCTGGTTCGAATGGAGAGAAGCGACAAGGCGTGCTGGAGGGATTCGGGTAGTCAAAAAGGAGAGCGGAAAAGAGACCCAGgtgtcttttttcttcgtgTCTTCTCAGATATTCTTGACGACACCACGCGCCTTTTGATCGTGGCGACCACGTTCTTCGCGCTGATGCGTGCCCTGCAGTTCCTCACCAACGCcagtctctttttcttcgtcgtGCAGAGTGCACTCAAAAACGCGATTCTCGAGTTCACTGGCGTTCACCTTGTCGTCGGACTCGCGGTCCTtggtgcggcggcctcgaacTACCTGCTTGTCGGTAAGCGAGCAAAGCCGAAAAGACAAAAAATGCGAcggagcgagaagcgacagGGAGAGTGTGTGCgtgagaagagaggagacaaaaAGCACGCGCCGGAGCGAGGGTGAGGAGAGGTGCAGGCACCAGTAGCATCTACCAGGTGCCCGCGTTTGCGGAGATTCCGCGGTATACGCGGAATCTTCTTCAGTCTATTTAAGGGAGACCTTAGTTTAACTACGTATACCTTCATCTGTGGACGAGCTAGAGACCTACTATTTTATCATGACTCTCTTCATATATACTCACTTATTAGAAGACGTAGAAAGCCACAGAAACGACGAGCTGCGAGTTGGAGGGGGGGAGcaagcagcgaagagacgacATATACGTGTGAGAATTTCCGGAGGCGCGTTTCTGTCCGCGCTCTACACGTGAGTCCATTTTAATTCCTGTAGTTGGATCTGAATCTGAACAGACACACAACGAGGTACGCGTACGCGTCGCTGGATGTTTATTTACACGCGTGAATACGTTTTTACACATGCATCCCTGCGTAGCTGTGTCAAATATGCATGGAGACGTAGCTCCGTCCTCTCGTCAGTAATTTCCTTCGTGCTGCCTTGTCGCGAGCGATTATGAATAAGAACAACGTCCTCTCTCGCATGCGCACCAGCCGTGTGCCTGCTTGTTCCCTGTATGACGGTCAAGATGTGAGGCAGACTAGCTGTAATAGGTCTAGTTGCGGGTGTCTACTGCCTTGAACATGCATGGACGGAAATCGAAAAACGATAGATTCGGGGTCGCCCACCGTCTGCGAGGCAATCCAGCAggcatatgcatacatatatttggATATACCgagcatacatatatattatCTATATGAATTTACCGAAATGAAGCTCCTCTGGCGCAGCGTTCGTTTTAGCTTCGTTGCCGCCTGCGTAGCGGCTGCAGGGGTGGACGCCGAATGCCCGCCTGCTCACAGTGGTAGAGGCGGCCCTGTGTGTCCCTGTCAGCCACGCGCAGCTCGGCACCCTCCACGAGGCGCTTACGTTTCTGTACCTTCCTGTGaatttttttttcagggGTGAAGGTCGATGCCTTTGCGTCGTACGGCTCATCGATTTTCCAGacgctctcgctgctgtttggctctccgctgctgctggtgctgCCGCCAGTCGCCGCACTGTACAACTTGATTTTCATTCTCCTCTGGTGGACGATCCTGCTCCCCATGCtcatcgtcctcgtcgtctacGCAGTTCGCAAAGTCACTGTGAAGGCTGGTCACACGGGGACGGAGGCTCTCGGTACGCAGAAACCGAATCGATTTCTCGAGTTctttccgctgcgtcgccccgcctctgcgggcaCCTCGCCCCCGTTTAGTGCCCTCGGGCGCGGACCTGCTGCGCGACCACACTTCTGGAGACAGAGTCTGTGCTTTCACCTCGCTGGGGCCTGGCGACCGCGATGCACGTATTCTGTCTAAACGcacccgcctcgcgcgtccgctgaCGTAGAGGTGCGCTTTCCCGGTCGGTGCCTTATATGCGTCTCCCCCGTTTTTGACGTCGTCTCgactcgcgcgtcgcgggtGAGCGAACTGCGCCTCCGATTTTggttagggtttagggtgcGGCAGCTCGAGGGTGGAAGGCGTCCGTCTGCGCGTGTCTTCGGCGTGTGATTCTGGCCGTGGCGTGCGGCTGAGACCTTTCTTCTCAGGCTCGGAGATCCCACAGCAAGTGTGTGACTGCCTCGTGGAGTTCGTGTTCTGCTGCACGCCGGACCCTTCGCGAAGCGCAACCGGCGACGACGTGAGTGTTTAAAACAAACTCAAACGAGAGCCTTCGAGCGAGACGtctcgcgacggcggaggtTTGCGCGGCGTACGGCCGGCGACTGCTGCAtgcgagaggcgctggcACCTTCTCCCAAATCCCGCGCACCTTTCTCGCACCTCCTCTTGGacttcgcttcttcgcctcgcctcgggTCTTACACTGTCTCTCCCTGACTGTTTGCGTCTTTACACTGCTCGCCTCATCTCGaccctctgcttcttctcttctctgctttgTGCGTATTCTTCGATTATCCTGCCTGCGTTCGCCGCACCTGTCTGTTCTTCTGTGCTCAGGCTCtacggctgcagcagaaggccgagagcgcggagcgggtgcggcgcgaggaggagactcGGAAGCGTCTGGAGGAGCGCGGGGTGAAGGTGTCTCACATCTCCGACGACGCCGTGACGCCCGCGCGGTGGCTGTTGGGCCTTTTGCTCGTTTTCGCCTTCCTGTATGTCGTCGGCCTGTGTCTCCTGTTCGACGCACCGCGCATCTTCCGCGACCACGAGGCCAGCGAGCAGTTCGAAGGccggcgcttcctctcctccgaCCCCTTTCCCACGCGGAAGgacttcgccgcctccccgcccctCTGGTTCCGCCGCGACTtgtgcgccgccgaggccaaCTCGACGGCtgacgcctcggcgcctgccgagGGCTCCACAGCTGACGCTCGccccgcggagagacagcacCGAGACGTCGAGGACGTGGCTCGCGCCGGGGGCCGCGGGGACGCGCCGACGGTCGATGAAGTCCTTAAGGCCCTCTCCGAGgtagagagcgaggcggcgaacgaACTGGGCGCGCAGCGGGACGTGTaggggaggcagagaggagagagagagggagggagtcGTGAAGGAAGCGTCCATTTTCGtgctttcttcgtctctaGGTCTCTCACCTCGCGCCTGTCCTGCCGTCGCAGTGttgaggggggagggggcgtgCTGCCGAGAGACCCGCCGCTTTGTGGGGCGTTGTGCTGTGCAGGCCTGCCTGGCCGTCAcagcccgcgtcgccttccctcggttcctctctgtctccgtggTCCCTCTTCTTCAACCCTGTGGTTCGCTTTCGTTTCTGCGTTTGCgaccgcgctgccgctgtctccgaggagtgcgtcgcggcctctcagGTCTCGCGCTGACTCGATTGCTCCGCCCCCCTCTCACCGCGTCTGCGCTTGTGAAAGGGCTCCGTCGCTGTGTGTTTCGCTGGTGTCTCGCCACAGCCTCTGTACCAGACGATCTCGCTGCGGAAAGTCACCTCGCTGGAGGGCATCTACGACTGGCTGGAGCAAGTGTTGGCGGACGAGATTTTGAACGCGGCGTACTTTGCGCCTTACCTCTCccaccgcgcgccgctcgccaaTCCCGGCGCGCTGCTTATCGCCAAGCGCGTTGGCGTCCAGTGCCGCGCCCCCTCCACGTCCAGTGAGCGAAAGCCAGCGTCGCGTGAACCTGTTTGACAAGCCCGTTTTTTTCCGTTTCTACGTTCAAGAGGGGCTTCGAGAGCATGAGACGGAGTATGAGGAAGTCTTCTGTGCCGCGTTTCTGGACTGCCCCCAGGTGTTTTTGTGTGTTTTTGCAGTGTCGAGCGTCTGGCCTGTCATGCGGCTCAACCCCAAGACGTTTTTCTCCCTCAGCTCCGAGCCCTACGGTGTCAATGGAGCCCAATACGTCGCCGACCCAGAGGAGCGCGTCTACCGCgtcggcctcttcttcactCCGCAGATGCCTGGCAAACAGCTGCCGACTGTCTCAGGCGAGAAAGAgtctggcgccgccccgTGGTCCCCGTCGGCTtcgccctcggcctcgccaGGCGCAACTCCCCGAATATTAGCCGACcaaagcggcggaggcggtgcaGGGGGCGGGGTGGGCGGGGCGGATACGGGGACGAGCTTCAGTGGaccgctcgcgtctctcttaGGCTCCAACCGAGCCGCGACGCTCAATCTGTCGGCGGACGAGTTTCGCGCGCTCTACGCAGGCCGCACGAGTCTCAAGAAGAAAGTTCAGAGTCTTCGAGAAGGGGGCTTTCTTGACTACCAGCTCTACAGTCTCGATGTCGTCTGGCTGAACCTGAACGGAGACTCAGGGGTGTATATTCTCAACAAGGTAAGAGAGGCCAACAGGTCGTCGTCTATGCTCGTAACTGTGTCTATACGCGATGTGTGAAGGGCAAGGGGGCGTATGGCACAGATGGCTATTAGCTTCTATCCCATGCTCGACTAATCTATCTTTgtgtctatctgtctatctatatatctatatatatgtatctatttTTGTATGCGGTAGTGCTCCAGTGAAGATGTGTTTGCCGTTCGCTGTGTGTATTTTGTctcttttttgttttttgtCGCGTGTTGTCCGCGACCTTCTGGAGCGGACCGTCCCTCGAGTTCTGGTGCGGCGCgtttcgtctctctgcttctccgaGCCTGGGGCTCCACCTGTGTGTTTCTTTCTGTCCAGGTGACGTTTGAGATGTCGAACGCAGGCGGGTTATCGGTGAAGCCCAGAGTGATTGCTGTTCCGGCGTGGACTCTGTCTCCGACCTCGCCGTCGGTTCACGCGTCGTTTGTATTTATCgtgctcgcctgcggctgcttccTGGCCTACATCATGTACTCGTACCACGCGACCCAGAAGCGCGTCTTTTCGCCGtccttctgcctctttctcGACGTCCCCATTCTCCTtttcctcgcgctcttcgtctttTTCTACATCACGATGTTCGGCGTCAGCTTCAACCCAGGCTGGGAGTGccccgcgtcgctcggcgtcggccGCAACTTGAACAAGAGCGGCTTCGCGTCTACCTCCCGCCTGGGGACAGGTGCCTtcctctccggcgcgcgcggcgaccgcctgcactcccggcgcctcgccgacgccgaccgcGAAGAAGCCCCGCGCCCGACTCACCGAGCGCCggagcctgccgcgccgacgacgcgcggcggagatccGCGCCGAGGTCAGCGCCAcgtcttcgcgtctgccAGGGAGCAGCAGGTGGGCAATTTCgaagcgacagcgcgcgaagccgaTGCCGTGGAGCGgccaggcggcagcgaaagaAGACCTGGGGCTagggaggaagcgagcgaggcggagacatcGGGCGCTCGGGGCGCCAggggagcgcgaggagacaggagacacgcggaggaggcaagACCGGCCAGAgcagtcgcccgcgcgcttcAGCGGAGCTCAGATGACAACGGACAGGCTTTGGGAGCTGATTCGCGCGGGAGACCGCCGGAGGGACAGTCTCCGCCGTcatcgccgtcgccgtcgcctgcatcCTCGGTAcagcgtcgctctcttcttgcctctctgttctctgcttcgtccACGCAAATTCGCCacctcgcggctcgccacgccgaggccgcacgcgcaggcgagggcgtggaggaggcgaacgcgcaggGCGAACGACGCGCCCAGGCGGACGACATGGGACgtggagcgcaggcgcgcagactGGCGAGCCCTGCCGGCATCCAAAGCGCCTGGGGCGAGTTCGGAGACTCCCTGGACATCCCCGACATCGTCCCTGGGCCCGTGCAGCCTTGGGTCTGGGTCCCAGGTTCCTCGCAAGGTGCGGAGATGACGAAAGCGAGGTATTCAGACGAAAGTAGATGGAGGGCGCATTGAGGCAGGAGGAGGTGCGCCCAGAGTAAGAGGCTGCGCCAATGAGAGAGAAGGGGacgtgggggggggggggggggggaggacgcgACCTAAACCGCAAGCCCTAAAGCAGAGTAGATCAATTCGATGTGGGCGTGAACTTACGCCCTGAGGTTGGGctgcttcgtcgccctcgcctgtCGCCCAGCCCCGGGTCTACCTCAGCTCGCTAAGCGTTCATTGGatgtcttcttccttttcagACGATGAGaactcgcctccgccgacggcggagtCGCTCACGCGatttctgcgcctgcaggaggCTCTCGAGGCAAAGGGCGACGGGCTTTTCCGCACAAAGATTTTTGCCGTCCTTGTGCTCCTGATGGTTGCGGTGCGGACGCTGACGCTGACCGCTGCGGTGCCTGAGAGCTTCCAGCAGTCCAGAAAGCTGATTGAGCTGCTCTACggggcctctgcgcagaTCTTCTTCGCcagtctcctcgtcgtcctcgccttcttcgccttctgcttcgcagGTACATCGCGAGCTGTCTCTGCTCGTGCGCCGGTTTCGAGATACTGTCTTGTATGAGCATACAAAAATAGAAGGCACGGATAATTAGGGCGTGCGTGTGCTCAGTCGACACAGTTGGCCTTCCCATGGGTGGAGGCACACGTTGAAACCCGGCCTCCACACTGGGGCATCGACTTGAATGTAAAAATATTTTTTGATACACGTTGTATTAGGTAGGCAGTCCACTGGAGAGTCAAGCAAAGAGCTTgcgagcaggcgagcgaTAAAAGCGCTTTTTCCGTGTGTCTCGATGTCTGGCTGTCCGCTCCTGTCCCGACTTTTTTTCACGCGCTGGAGTGGGCTTTAGCTTTCGATTTCCGTTTTTTCGCTTCACAGGGTACACGATTTTGGGAGTTGAGTTCCGGGGCTTTAGCACGCCGACGTACTCGGTGATTTCGTGCCTGATGGTGCTGGCGTCGCGCTGGAACTTCAACGCCATCACGTCCGCGGAGATTCAGCGCAACCCGCTCACGTGGCAGTTCGAGgccttcctctttttcttcgtcaTCATCTTCTTCTGCTACCTGAACTAcctgctgctcgccttcaTCTACCTGCGCTACGCGCAGATCAAGCTCGACGCGACGAAGGAGCTCCAG
Above is a window of Besnoitia besnoiti strain Bb-Ger1 chromosome Unknown contig00007, whole genome shotgun sequence DNA encoding:
- a CDS encoding uncharacterized protein (encoded by transcript BESB_072050) gives rise to the protein MKVFDDDAKPRGLKESKDSPTPSEDEESNAENQMLLWERVREESQRCSVLPLEAQRPTVCFFVFLLFFITLFFASVILTADVHDKYLTRQAIRQTLLRAPFLEPLRADQSAASPPASQSSPSTPPSDNPLARAPSLSASPRRLSAAPPRPPPPSEVSAPRRHFLPSSAETPAERATIPALGWAGAAPRRRLSDENLRTLAAAAAERARGRSPSPRARPLPLEGNLSPHGGRRRVLPGSPSSAVVAESAGSRAHGSRHSSSSSSAGGNSFSSLFFSPPSNSRHSTTSTSDRSRSPSPRHASPSRSPSPPRLPHHSPVSSSESGVSGPSSVDLRSYSVGFGSSSSASPRAEPLSSSSPSSSSLSSSARSASLASSFSSLLGSSASSLSDYLSSSASPSSGFFSSSASPSSGFSSSSASSSSGFVSFSTSSFSSSSGGSRHPGSPSGELPAHEALRLPSPPPGEDANLESPHSPGLWWPSPFSASAGGPSSPSSPSSPYPASESSSATSRAAPAGSPTGPGDGNPEGLHSVNLGGDAVPAGTLAEGQPLSPQSPSPQPPSPPPPSPQSPSPQSPSPQSPSPQPPSPPPPSPQSPSPQPPSPQPSLPFPAVSSPPTSGSPPRARAAQKLSSSSTQLPRKGGSRRRRLAAAEAPGAAAPAAPADPADGLGAQRAAPSPAADGASQGEWETLGLLHVPLLGWDDVLQWLQRVLRRILLIGLVSDLLVVQEASLTVERGQLIENALDTSRRLMRNVWDAKGGGKTKLDFTEIHGKPWGFDITPQLDSLTAGDWLSPLTRSVTVRLLLRDNFGNASHVELVFEQEPTGLITAGCSVFVNLVSSFLVSVAVAGAFLLVTLCYFFLELYAFSYVNSAVRSSGGRAEHSVMAYLRRRWEVFGAVFCGLLTAVLLVGRATVARLLPETINTSNAIKFIDILDDTTRLLIVATTFFALMRALQFLTNASLFFFVVQSALKNAILEFTGVHLVVGLAVLGAAASNYLLVGVKVDAFASYGSSIFQTLSLLFGSPLLLVLPPVAALYNLIFILLWWTILLPMLIVLVVYAVRKVTVKAGHTGTEALGSEIPQQVCDCLVEFVFCCTPDPSRSATGDDALRLQQKAESAERVRREEETRKRLEERGVKVSHISDDAVTPARWLLGLLLVFAFLYVVGLCLLFDAPRIFRDHEASEQFEGRRFLSSDPFPTRKDFAASPPLWFRRDLCAAEANSTADASAPAEGSTADARPAERQHRDVEDVARAGGRGDAPTVDEVLKALSEPLYQTISLRKVTSLEGIYDWLEQVLADEILNAAYFAPYLSHRAPLANPGALLIAKRVGVQCRAPSTSMSSVWPVMRLNPKTFFSLSSEPYGVNGAQYVADPEERVYRVGLFFTPQMPGKQLPTVSGEKESGAAPWSPSASPSASPGATPRILADQSGGGGAGGGVGGADTGTSFSGPLASLLGSNRAATLNLSADEFRALYAGRTSLKKKVQSLREGGFLDYQLYSLDVVWLNLNGDSGVYILNKVTFEMSNAGGLSVKPRVIAVPAWTLSPTSPSVHASFVFIVLACGCFLAYIMYSYHATQKRVFSPSFCLFLDVPILLFLALFVFFYITMFGVSFNPGWECPASLGVGRNLNKSGFASTSRLGTGAFLSGARGDRLHSRRLADADREEAPRPTHRAPEPAAPTTRGGDPRRGQRHVFASAREQQVGNFEATAREADAVERPGGSERRPGAREEASEAETSGARGARGARGDRRHAEEARPARAVARALQRSSDDNGQALGADSRGRPPEGQSPPSSPSPSPASSVQRRSLLASLFSASSTQIRHLAARHAEAARAGEGVEEANAQGERRAQADDMGRGAQARRLASPAGIQSAWGEFGDSLDIPDIVPGPVQPWVWVPGSSQDDENSPPPTAESLTRFLRLQEALEAKGDGLFRTKIFAVLVLLMVAVRTLTLTAAVPESFQQSRKLIELLYGASAQIFFASLLVVLAFFAFCFAGYTILGVEFRGFSTPTYSVISCLMVLASRWNFNAITSAEIQRNPLTWQFEAFLFFFVIIFFCYLNYLLLAFIYLRYAQIKLDATKELQQSLVDIYGVEPRKRMALSVNDSVILYWKAFLKALQLAIGQANATGPAASLDDQAALLRDRFFDAFRGLPALANLPSTTKDRVERALVGTQLVRIQQYMTDLEFLKAKQFMILYDLKILGDYERCIHKLNKKKGIFITSLERALQDLNEEIDVVQSDIALLTYAEEQTEEGVVQRHRQKQVLELAGVAKGPAVSLQPGVYLPPESLAEAREAQREAEAAREERIEDWRRRVSEGEVAPRPLQELRKRKKRQMEVPAGSPFGQFEALFGSSESLEEEDAKPAAGAAGAPPTGVRHPRHHRSAGLLADYDDEEEERARLAAAAAQALAREKEARRERERAGRGGSSPPLRSSIAPAVGLGGPRRVSALLPRAEEEEDDDWASVRQEFGGDRQPTLHFQDDRGADVVVRPGAAGRDPRRAWGGRNAAEVEPEEEAVVRIKKTTKIVPFLRPKEGEEGEAGAPLLQEDEAEGEMAQEAEESQEEAEERPQTNAPEIRYARSMSMNLQRRVRDTGDEAELQEFTVLPRKKGDAERDRPRAADDEAKPGERPRRRGEEGRRRKDRKSRRVEDEEESNYQRLRAKSKKKKKKPERGGVFGISIFGDE